Proteins encoded together in one Chroicocephalus ridibundus unplaced genomic scaffold, bChrRid1.1 SCAFFOLD_98, whole genome shotgun sequence window:
- the LOC134509309 gene encoding olfactory receptor 14J1-like, translating into MTNSSSISQFLLLAFADTRELQLLHFGLFLGIYLAALLANGLIITTIACDHRLHTPMYFFLLNLAFLDLGCISTTVPKSMSNSLWDIRAISYWGCAAQVFLFFFFMSAEFYLLTVMSYDRYVAICKPLHYGTLMGSRACVHMAAAAWGSGFLNALLHTASTFSLPLCQGNAVDQFFCEIPQILKLSCSRSYLREVWLLVLGCSLAFVCFVFIGLSYVQIFRAVLRIPSEQGRHKAFSTCLPHLAVVSLLVSTGLFAHLKSPSISWSSLDLVVAVLYSVVPPAVNPLIYSMRNKELKDALRKLLGSHLL; encoded by the coding sequence ATgaccaacagcagctccatcagccagttcctcctcctggcattcgcagacacacgggagctgcagctcttgcacttcgggctcttcctgggcatctacctggctgccctcctggccaacggcctcatcatcaccaccatcgcctgtgaccaccgcctccacacccccatgtacttcttcctcctcaacctcgccttCCTCGACCttggctgcatctccaccactgtccccaaatccatgtccaattccctctgggacatcagggccatctcctactggggatgtgctgcacaggtctttctctttttcttttttatgtcagcagagttttatcttctcactgtcatgtcctatgaccgctacgttgccatctgcaaacccctgcactacgggaccctgatgggcagcagagcttgtgtccacatggcagcagctgcctggggcagtgggtttctcaatgctctcctgcacacggccagtacattttccctgcccctctgccagggcaatgctgtcgaccagttcttctgtgaaatcccacaaatcctcaagctctcctgctcacgtTCCTACCTCAGAGAAGTTTGGCTTCTTGTATTAGGTTGTTCtttagcttttgtttgttttgtgttcatcgggctgtcctatgtgcagatcttcagggccgtgctgaggatcccctctgagcagggacggcacaaagccttttccacgtgcctccctcacctggccgtggtctccctgcttgtcagcactggatTATTTGCTCACTTGAAGTCCCCCTCCATCTCATGgtcatccctggatctggtggtggcagtgctgtactcagtggtgcctccagcagtgaaccccctcatctacagcatgaggaacaaagagctcaaggatgccctgaggaagcTATTGGGATCCCATCTCCTTTAG
- the LOC134509331 gene encoding olfactory receptor 14J1-like, whose product LHYGTLMGSRACVHMAAAAWGSGFLTALLHTASTFSLPLCQGNAVDQFFCEIPQILKLSCSHSYLREVWLLVLGCSLAFVCFVFIVLSYVQIFRAVLRIPSEQGRHKAFSTCLPHLAVVSLLVSTGLFAHLKPPSISWSSLDLVVAVLYSVVPPVAGQPPAEVWVRCL is encoded by the exons ctgcactacgggaccctgatgggcagcagagcttgtgtccacatggcagcagctgcctggggcagtgggtttctcactgctctcctgcacacggccagtacattttccctgcccctctgccagggcaatgctgtcgaccagttcttctgtgaaatcccacaaatcctcaagctctcctgctcacattCCTACCTCAGAGAAGTTTGGCTTCTTGTATTAGGTTGTTCtttagcttttgtttgttttgtgttcatcgtgctgtcctatgtgcagatcttcagggccgtgctgaggatcccctctgagcagggacggcacaaagccttttccacgtgcctccctcacctggccgtggtctccctgcttgtcagcactggatTATTTGCTCActtgaagcccccctccatctcatggtcatccctggatctggtggtggcagtgctgtactcagtggtgcctcca gtggccggCCAACCCCCGGCTGAAGTCTGGGTTCGGTGCCTATGA